Proteins encoded in a region of the Teredinibacter purpureus genome:
- a CDS encoding S1 family peptidase, protein MPFIAAFSHAVQANNIAPPRGDAEQAFAEFGSSIFQVRIINLKSHNLNSSGTGFFVADGHLVATNYHVISSVVLEPQEYKVVIKREGREVALEVVAIDVVNDLAVLRVEEQGKPLLMRALSPFKGEKLYSIGNPHNIGMTIVEGNYNGLADGYVFDRIHFSGALNPGMSGGPTIDVNGDVVGVNVQTAGNQVGFLVPVEKLTRLLDGVSGGAGAVAAVAEPEEVEDLTEATQDDEEPKVVLYEHLQHAIGEQIMSATSTLIDEINTRDWPTELLSDATVVGEVHPGFHCWGQSDTDEKLNILTVVKGCNSRQSIYVSSELDSGYFEYEFRYIEGKDWPAMAFYQYASNEFSHGRPSNSAGEEDVEDFTCVNDIIEREDGSVRRRAAFCARPYKKYGGLYDTFYMGVTIDKNNRALMEHFCLSGVDKQKSNEFMTRFIQQVKWQ, encoded by the coding sequence TTGCCTTTCATCGCAGCGTTTTCTCACGCTGTTCAAGCGAACAATATTGCGCCTCCACGAGGTGATGCTGAACAAGCTTTTGCAGAGTTTGGCTCATCAATTTTTCAGGTTCGAATTATTAACCTTAAATCTCATAATCTCAATAGCTCTGGAACCGGCTTTTTTGTTGCGGATGGGCATTTGGTTGCGACGAACTACCATGTGATTTCCTCTGTAGTACTAGAGCCACAGGAGTACAAGGTCGTTATCAAAAGAGAAGGTCGCGAGGTGGCACTAGAGGTCGTTGCCATTGATGTTGTTAATGATCTAGCTGTTTTGAGGGTAGAGGAACAAGGCAAGCCTTTGCTTATGAGGGCACTATCACCGTTTAAAGGTGAAAAATTGTATTCTATTGGCAATCCTCACAATATAGGGATGACCATTGTTGAAGGGAATTACAATGGGTTGGCCGATGGCTATGTTTTCGATCGAATCCATTTTTCTGGCGCTTTAAACCCGGGTATGAGCGGTGGTCCCACTATCGATGTTAATGGCGATGTTGTTGGCGTAAATGTTCAAACAGCAGGCAACCAAGTGGGTTTTTTAGTCCCTGTCGAAAAGTTAACTCGGTTGCTTGATGGCGTTAGCGGGGGGGCGGGGGCGGTAGCGGCGGTAGCCGAACCTGAAGAGGTCGAAGATTTAACCGAGGCTACGCAAGATGATGAGGAGCCGAAGGTCGTGCTCTACGAGCATCTTCAGCACGCGATTGGTGAGCAGATAATGAGTGCAACCAGCACGCTAATTGATGAGATTAATACGCGCGATTGGCCTACAGAGTTATTATCTGATGCGACAGTGGTTGGCGAGGTTCATCCGGGATTTCATTGTTGGGGGCAAAGCGATACCGATGAAAAGTTGAATATATTAACCGTCGTGAAAGGCTGTAATAGTCGGCAGTCTATATACGTCTCTAGTGAATTGGATTCAGGTTATTTTGAATATGAATTTCGTTATATCGAAGGTAAAGATTGGCCCGCGATGGCCTTTTATCAATATGCTAGCAACGAATTTTCTCACGGGCGCCCTTCGAATAGTGCGGGAGAGGAGGATGTAGAAGATTTTACCTGTGTCAACGATATTATCGAACGAGAGGATGGCTCGGTACGTCGACGAGCGGCTTTTTGTGCACGGCCCTATAAAAAATACGGCGGGCTTTACGATACTTTTTATATGGGGGTCACCATCGATAAAAATAATAGAGCCTTAATGGAACACTTTTGTCTCTCTGGCGTCGACAAACAAAAATCGAATGAATTTATGACTCGCTTTATTCAACAGGTGAAATGGCAATGA
- a CDS encoding MFS transporter — protein MTSDFAKVGIKEKIGYGMGDAAFNFVWMTFIYFGTYFYTDVFGISALTVGSLFLITRLWDTINDPIMGMLADRTETRWGKFRPYMLFGALPLGIVATLCFTTPDISDQNKVIYAYVTYFLVGMVYTILNIPYSSMLPVMTSDRDERNGLSSARLIGAYCAGLIVQFATLDLVGWFGEGDDRLGFQMTMGLYSVIFAILLYFTFSWTKERVKPIKKKHSIKNDALALLSNIPFYVLFFVGIFTLSWVSIRGASIMYYFKYYLNMEDQAKWFMAGFTICNIAGAALTQWICKGRDKKMVYIALMLLNSVTIAVVYWISPDSMILFGALHLANGLLAGPITVIVFSMYADIADYTEAAKGRRVDGLIFSGASFSQKMGWTVGGASGGFLLAFFNYEPNVAQPEETIQGIRMMFTLIPAALSIVAALAMMAYQLSDAKMDEVQQKLKTA, from the coding sequence ATGACTTCCGATTTTGCCAAAGTTGGCATTAAAGAAAAAATTGGCTACGGCATGGGGGATGCTGCATTCAATTTTGTATGGATGACGTTTATTTATTTTGGAACCTATTTTTACACGGATGTGTTTGGCATTTCAGCCTTAACGGTTGGTTCCTTATTTTTGATAACCCGATTATGGGATACAATAAACGACCCTATAATGGGTATGCTGGCAGACAGGACAGAAACGCGCTGGGGCAAATTTCGACCCTACATGCTGTTTGGCGCCTTACCTTTAGGCATAGTTGCCACACTGTGTTTCACCACGCCAGACATATCTGACCAAAACAAAGTTATCTACGCCTATGTCACTTACTTTCTAGTCGGCATGGTGTATACCATTCTTAATATCCCCTACTCCTCTATGCTGCCGGTTATGACATCCGACAGAGACGAGCGTAACGGTCTTTCTTCTGCACGATTGATTGGCGCCTATTGCGCTGGCCTGATCGTACAATTTGCGACCTTAGATCTAGTTGGTTGGTTTGGCGAAGGCGATGACCGCCTCGGCTTTCAAATGACTATGGGGCTCTATTCGGTGATCTTCGCCATATTGCTTTATTTCACTTTTAGCTGGACTAAAGAACGCGTAAAACCTATAAAGAAAAAGCACTCCATTAAAAATGATGCTCTCGCTTTGCTATCAAACATTCCCTTTTATGTCTTGTTCTTTGTTGGAATATTCACGCTAAGCTGGGTATCGATACGCGGTGCTTCGATCATGTATTACTTCAAGTATTACTTGAATATGGAAGATCAGGCTAAGTGGTTTATGGCTGGCTTTACCATTTGCAATATAGCTGGCGCTGCACTCACCCAGTGGATTTGCAAAGGTCGCGATAAGAAAATGGTGTACATCGCCCTTATGCTGCTAAATTCAGTCACCATCGCAGTAGTTTATTGGATTAGCCCAGATAGCATGATTCTTTTTGGTGCTTTACATTTAGCAAACGGTCTTTTAGCTGGGCCTATTACGGTAATTGTATTCTCCATGTACGCCGACATTGCCGATTATACCGAAGCCGCTAAAGGTAGACGTGTAGATGGGTTAATTTTTTCCGGTGCATCATTTTCTCAAAAAATGGGGTGGACCGTTGGCGGCGCATCAGGAGGTTTTCTTTTGGCCTTCTTCAACTATGAACCCAACGTTGCTCAACCAGAAGAAACCATTCAGGGTATTCGTATGATGTTTACGCTAATACCTGCAGCGCTGTCTATAGTGGCAGCACTAGCGATGATGGCCTATCAATTATCCGATGCCAAAATGGATGAAGTTCAACAGAAATTGAAAACAGCGTAA
- a CDS encoding FHA domain-containing protein, producing MIVEIVTKSGRVMEIHAFQKDHISIGRGYGNDLILQDPYMDANHLEVTFDRGEGTFVVRDLKSTNGTKAEPPLATLRPCELESFQSGEILTLGKTHIRLIDPSHAAPAALKLSAFEPVFALLSTWRVMLFLLSAIITITITQAYLANPFSEKLLKELNTGVIFLFVALCYGGIWMLAARLQRMEGRLLFNVNILLFLFVVDGTFQLFVAVYDFNIGWLLSTHYFSLVLTFWLVATALFVSSTQTLHLKRWLAGGIAGVLALLSIMTDISAIIFPADFSAHPVYNMTLVEPALQLRGEVSEAEFMLLVEDAFQRAEEASE from the coding sequence ATGATTGTTGAAATCGTGACAAAGTCAGGTCGAGTAATGGAAATACACGCCTTCCAAAAAGATCATATTTCGATTGGTCGTGGGTACGGGAACGATCTGATTCTCCAAGATCCGTATATGGATGCTAACCATTTGGAGGTTACTTTTGATCGCGGTGAAGGCACGTTTGTTGTGCGAGATTTAAAGTCGACGAATGGAACAAAGGCTGAGCCACCCTTGGCAACTCTACGACCTTGCGAATTGGAGTCGTTCCAAAGTGGGGAAATACTTACACTGGGAAAAACGCATATCCGTTTAATAGACCCTTCGCATGCAGCTCCAGCCGCCTTAAAACTTTCTGCGTTCGAGCCAGTATTTGCGTTGCTTTCAACGTGGCGGGTTATGCTATTTTTATTGTCGGCAATTATTACAATCACTATAACGCAGGCGTACTTAGCGAATCCTTTTTCCGAAAAATTATTAAAAGAACTTAATACGGGTGTGATTTTTCTCTTTGTAGCGCTTTGCTACGGCGGTATTTGGATGTTAGCTGCTCGATTACAACGAATGGAAGGCCGGCTTTTATTTAACGTAAATATCTTATTATTCCTGTTCGTAGTTGATGGCACATTCCAACTTTTTGTGGCGGTTTACGATTTTAATATCGGCTGGTTGCTTTCCACCCATTACTTTTCATTGGTTCTAACGTTTTGGTTGGTCGCAACGGCGTTATTTGTATCGAGCACTCAAACACTTCATTTAAAACGATGGCTTGCGGGTGGCATTGCTGGGGTATTGGCCTTGCTATCGATAATGACCGATATTAGTGCCATTATATTTCCTGCCGACTTTAGCGCCCACCCCGTGTATAACATGACATTAGTAGAGCCTGCCCTACAGTTGCGAGGTGAGGTAAGTGAAGCGGAGTTTATGCTGTTAGTTGAGGATGCTTTTCAACGTGCAGAGGAGGCGAGCGAATAG
- a CDS encoding PHA/PHB synthase family protein, with translation MIEQERTEILRYIEKFSGVFNDMMRQVIERIIQNQFDGGCQPAADQKSSPTSPPKMPNVKVNAEQFVQQQLLFLEKQQQLWQNAAKSMMGEPTEPIIEEGKDDKRFTDDDWDGNPMFSYIKQAYLLNAEYMHQMVDALDFEDKKLEEQVRFCTRQFVSSMAPSNYVLTNPEVCREILNTEGENLAKGIDNFMRDLDNSPNEAFKITQVSLDAFTLGEDLAYTPGKVIFENNLIQLIQYEPTTDATFENPLLIIPPFINKYYILDLDKKKSMVNWLVGQGYTVFMVSWVNPDHTLSATTFDHYVMDGVIAALDVVQKSVNNMPINVAGYCVGGTLLATAQAYLLSQGDERIHSLTFLTSLFDFSEPGEVGHYISEEMYPLVEKMVQKKGYFDGRILALSFSLLRENNLFWSFFIEHYLKGKDPTPFDILYWNSDSTNIPGEAYLYYLRNMYLDNKLIEAGGIFVKNVPVDLRTIKTPSYCLAAMADHIVLWPAAYKSAQCLGGEKRFVLTESGHVAGVVNPVNRGKYSHWVNSEMPKTHQGWLEGASQQQGSWWQDWHQWLQLYSGKKVAPASVGGDSFPVIENAPGRYVKQRLERVVPSSVEESL, from the coding sequence ATGATTGAGCAGGAACGTACAGAGATTCTGCGCTACATAGAAAAATTTAGTGGTGTTTTCAATGATATGATGCGACAGGTTATAGAGCGTATTATTCAAAATCAGTTCGACGGCGGCTGTCAGCCTGCTGCCGATCAAAAATCTTCTCCTACATCCCCCCCCAAAATGCCTAACGTAAAAGTTAATGCAGAACAATTTGTTCAGCAGCAGTTGTTGTTTCTTGAAAAACAGCAACAGCTCTGGCAGAACGCCGCTAAATCAATGATGGGTGAGCCCACTGAGCCTATTATTGAAGAAGGAAAAGATGATAAGCGTTTTACAGATGACGATTGGGACGGCAACCCGATGTTTAGCTACATAAAACAAGCCTATTTATTGAATGCAGAATATATGCATCAAATGGTTGATGCATTAGATTTTGAGGACAAAAAGCTCGAAGAGCAGGTTAGGTTTTGTACGCGACAGTTTGTTAGCTCAATGGCGCCAAGTAATTATGTATTAACCAACCCCGAAGTCTGTCGGGAAATTTTGAACACCGAAGGCGAGAACCTCGCTAAAGGTATCGATAATTTTATGAGGGATTTGGATAATAGCCCAAACGAAGCCTTCAAAATCACACAAGTAAGCTTAGATGCCTTTACGTTGGGGGAAGATTTAGCGTATACCCCGGGAAAAGTGATTTTCGAAAACAATTTAATTCAGCTTATTCAGTACGAGCCTACTACCGATGCGACCTTTGAAAACCCGTTGCTTATTATTCCTCCCTTTATCAACAAGTACTATATCCTTGATTTAGACAAAAAAAAATCAATGGTTAATTGGTTGGTGGGGCAGGGCTATACAGTATTTATGGTCTCTTGGGTAAATCCCGATCATACGCTAAGCGCGACTACGTTCGATCACTATGTAATGGATGGCGTTATTGCGGCTTTAGATGTCGTTCAAAAGTCAGTGAACAACATGCCCATAAATGTTGCAGGCTATTGCGTGGGTGGTACTCTGTTAGCAACGGCCCAGGCGTATCTGTTGTCTCAGGGGGACGAGCGTATTCACTCGCTTACTTTTCTGACAAGCCTTTTTGATTTCTCTGAACCGGGGGAGGTAGGGCATTATATTTCTGAGGAAATGTATCCTTTAGTCGAAAAAATGGTTCAGAAAAAGGGTTATTTCGATGGACGCATTCTGGCGCTAAGTTTTTCGTTATTAAGAGAGAATAATTTATTTTGGTCTTTTTTCATTGAACACTATTTAAAAGGAAAAGACCCTACACCTTTTGATATTCTTTATTGGAACTCCGACTCCACTAATATTCCAGGCGAAGCCTATTTGTACTATTTACGGAATATGTATTTGGATAATAAACTTATTGAAGCCGGCGGTATTTTTGTAAAAAATGTACCAGTGGATTTACGTACGATAAAAACACCTAGCTATTGCTTGGCCGCTATGGCTGATCACATAGTATTGTGGCCGGCGGCCTATAAAAGTGCGCAATGCTTAGGCGGTGAAAAACGTTTTGTGTTAACGGAATCTGGGCACGTAGCCGGCGTTGTGAACCCTGTCAATCGAGGCAAATACTCCCATTGGGTCAATAGTGAAATGCCAAAAACGCATCAGGGCTGGCTGGAGGGCGCGTCTCAGCAGCAAGGATCGTGGTGGCAAGATTGGCATCAGTGGTTGCAGTTATATTCAGGTAAGAAAGTTGCACCCGCATCGGTTGGTGGTGATAGTTTCCCTGTTATCGAAAATGCCCCTGGCCGATACGTAAAACAAAGACTGGAAAGAGTTGTTCCTTCGAGCGTAGAAGAGTCGCTATAA
- a CDS encoding GH36-type glycosyl hydrolase domain-containing protein, with translation MKFGHFDDDAREYVITNPKTPYPWINYLGNEDFFSLISNTAGGYTFYKDAKFRRLTRYRYNNVPVDNGGKYFYINDGGDVWSPGWKPVKADLDKYECAHGMSYTRITSERNGVEAEVTYFIPLKTWAEVQKVKLKNTSNETKKLKFFSWAEWCLWNAEDDMQNLQRNFSTGEVEIEDSVIYHKTEFKERRNHYAFYSVNAPIQGFDTDRDTWKGLYNDFDRPDAVFEGKPRNSEAHGWSPCASHYIEVELAPGEEKELVFVLGYIEVEPENKWESKNIINKTPAKDVIARFDTVEKVDAELDKLRVYWEDLLSTYSVDSGDDKLDRMVNIWNQYQCMVTFNMSRSASFFETGIGRGMGFRDSSQDLIGFVHQVPERARERIIDIASTQFEDGSAYHQYQPLTKRGNDALGGGFNDDPLWLILSTTDYIKETGDFGILDVQVPYDNDESKATSHFEHLKRSFYFTVNNLGPHGLPLIGRADWNDCLNLNCFSEDPNESFQTTGNKKGFTAESLMIAGSFVLYGKEFIKLCKFIGNDADAAEAQKHVDAMIAAVKKDGWDGEWYLRAYDYYGKKIGSKENEEGKIFIESQGFCGMAGIGLDDGMVHKSMESVKEHLDCEYGIVLQQPAFTKYVIEYGEISTYPAGYKENAGIFCHNNPWITIAETTIGNGDRAFDTYKKIAPAYLEDISDLHKVEPYAYCQMVAGKDAYKPGEGKNSWLTGTASWNFVAITQYILGVKPDYDGLAVDPCIPSAWKGYTVSRKFRGATYSIEVKNPDNVCKGVKSLTVNGEKVEGTVIPVQAEGATVTVEVVLG, from the coding sequence ATGAAATTTGGTCATTTTGATGATGACGCCCGAGAGTACGTCATTACAAACCCGAAAACCCCATACCCTTGGATCAACTACTTGGGAAATGAGGACTTTTTTAGTCTTATATCCAACACCGCTGGCGGCTACACCTTTTATAAAGACGCCAAGTTCCGTCGTTTAACCCGATACCGCTATAACAACGTTCCTGTCGACAATGGCGGCAAGTACTTTTATATCAATGACGGTGGTGATGTTTGGTCCCCAGGCTGGAAACCCGTAAAAGCAGATCTCGATAAATACGAATGTGCGCACGGTATGAGTTATACGCGCATCACGAGTGAACGTAATGGCGTTGAGGCAGAAGTAACCTACTTTATCCCATTAAAAACATGGGCCGAAGTTCAAAAAGTTAAGCTTAAAAATACGTCGAACGAAACGAAAAAATTAAAATTCTTTTCATGGGCTGAATGGTGCCTTTGGAATGCTGAAGATGATATGCAAAATCTTCAGCGTAACTTTTCTACCGGTGAAGTAGAAATCGAAGATTCTGTTATCTATCACAAAACTGAATTTAAAGAGCGTCGAAATCACTACGCTTTTTATTCTGTAAATGCCCCAATTCAAGGCTTTGATACAGACCGCGACACATGGAAAGGTCTCTACAATGACTTTGACCGCCCTGACGCTGTATTCGAAGGCAAGCCCCGAAATTCTGAAGCTCATGGCTGGTCGCCTTGCGCCTCTCACTACATAGAAGTAGAGCTGGCCCCAGGCGAAGAAAAAGAGCTTGTATTTGTATTGGGTTATATTGAAGTTGAGCCCGAAAATAAATGGGAAAGCAAAAACATCATCAACAAGACTCCTGCAAAAGACGTGATTGCGCGCTTTGATACAGTTGAGAAAGTTGATGCTGAACTAGACAAACTACGTGTTTATTGGGAAGACCTATTATCGACCTATTCCGTTGATAGTGGCGATGACAAACTAGACCGTATGGTAAACATCTGGAACCAGTACCAGTGCATGGTAACGTTTAACATGAGCCGTTCGGCTTCGTTCTTCGAAACCGGCATTGGCCGTGGCATGGGCTTCCGTGACTCCAGCCAAGATCTCATTGGCTTTGTCCATCAAGTACCAGAACGTGCGCGCGAACGAATTATCGATATTGCATCAACTCAATTCGAAGATGGTTCTGCCTATCACCAATATCAGCCTTTAACCAAACGCGGTAACGACGCGTTAGGCGGCGGTTTTAACGATGACCCTCTATGGTTGATCTTATCCACCACCGATTACATTAAAGAAACGGGTGACTTCGGTATACTTGACGTACAAGTGCCTTATGATAACGATGAAAGTAAAGCCACTAGCCACTTCGAACACTTAAAGCGTTCTTTCTACTTTACGGTGAACAATTTAGGGCCACACGGCCTGCCCTTAATTGGCCGTGCAGACTGGAATGACTGCTTAAACTTAAATTGCTTCTCTGAAGATCCAAACGAATCCTTCCAAACCACCGGGAATAAAAAAGGATTTACAGCAGAATCACTCATGATTGCCGGCTCCTTTGTGCTGTACGGTAAAGAGTTTATTAAGCTCTGTAAGTTCATTGGGAACGATGCTGACGCCGCAGAAGCACAAAAACACGTCGACGCCATGATAGCGGCCGTTAAGAAAGATGGCTGGGATGGTGAGTGGTACCTCCGCGCATACGATTACTACGGTAAGAAAATTGGTAGTAAAGAAAACGAAGAAGGTAAAATTTTCATCGAGTCGCAAGGTTTTTGTGGCATGGCCGGCATTGGTCTAGACGACGGCATGGTGCACAAATCCATGGAATCGGTTAAAGAGCACCTTGATTGTGAATACGGTATTGTTTTACAACAACCCGCCTTCACCAAATATGTCATCGAGTACGGCGAAATTTCAACCTACCCTGCAGGGTATAAAGAAAACGCCGGTATTTTTTGTCACAACAACCCCTGGATTACCATCGCCGAAACCACCATTGGTAACGGTGACCGAGCCTTCGATACCTACAAAAAGATCGCGCCTGCTTATCTAGAAGATATCAGTGATTTACATAAAGTTGAGCCTTACGCTTACTGCCAAATGGTTGCAGGTAAAGATGCCTACAAACCTGGCGAAGGCAAAAACTCTTGGCTCACAGGTACGGCTTCTTGGAACTTCGTTGCGATTACACAATACATTCTGGGCGTAAAACCCGATTACGACGGTCTAGCCGTAGACCCTTGTATTCCGAGCGCATGGAAAGGCTATACCGTGTCACGTAAGTTCCGTGGCGCAACGTACTCCATCGAAGTGAAAAACCCAGACAACGTTTGTAAAGGCGTCAAATCTCTCACCGTAAATGGAGAGAAAGTAGAGGGCACCGTAATACCCGTGCAAGCCGAAGGCGCAACCGTTACGGTTGAAGTTGTACTAGGCTAG
- a CDS encoding 3-hydroxybutyrate dehydrogenase: MSYSNQPLKRTALVTGAGSGIGAALSLSLAKQGFDVVVSDLDEISAQKVADEVLTQGFQARAFKLDVSKQDNIDGVEASVGPIDILINNAGLQFVAKLEAFPPEKWRQLNEVLLVGPAMLTRALLPSMKAKNFGRIINIGSIHALVASPFKSAYVAAKHGILGFSKVIALETSDFDITINTLCPSYVKTPLVEKQIKQQAQEYGMSEDEVVTTVMLEPMPKKAFIEMEELSGTVEYLVSSAAKNVTGQSIVLDGGWTAR, encoded by the coding sequence ATGTCGTATTCAAATCAACCGTTAAAACGAACGGCTCTAGTAACAGGGGCAGGAAGCGGTATTGGCGCGGCCTTATCGTTGTCATTAGCGAAGCAAGGTTTTGATGTTGTTGTGAGCGACCTTGACGAAATATCTGCGCAAAAAGTGGCTGATGAAGTGTTGACACAAGGTTTTCAAGCTCGTGCGTTTAAGCTGGATGTTTCCAAGCAAGACAATATTGACGGGGTGGAGGCCAGCGTAGGGCCCATCGATATTCTTATTAATAATGCAGGCCTGCAATTCGTCGCTAAGCTTGAAGCCTTTCCGCCTGAAAAATGGAGGCAATTGAACGAAGTGTTACTGGTTGGCCCTGCTATGCTCACTCGGGCATTGTTACCTTCAATGAAGGCGAAAAATTTTGGCCGGATTATTAACATAGGGTCTATTCACGCATTGGTAGCATCGCCCTTTAAAAGTGCCTACGTTGCGGCAAAACACGGCATATTGGGGTTTTCAAAAGTAATTGCCTTAGAAACTTCAGACTTCGATATTACCATCAACACCTTGTGCCCTTCTTATGTCAAAACTCCTCTAGTAGAAAAACAAATTAAACAGCAAGCGCAGGAATATGGAATGTCTGAAGACGAGGTGGTAACAACCGTAATGTTGGAGCCAATGCCTAAAAAAGCGTTTATTGAAATGGAAGAGTTGTCAGGTACGGTAGAGTATTTAGTGTCCTCTGCCGCAAAAAATGTTACTGGCCAATCTATTGTTCTTGATGGGGGATGGACGGCCAGATAA
- a CDS encoding sodium:solute symporter family protein — translation MHLTYLDISIICLYLVSTVIIGLLLKKKASKNLDSYFLGGKTLPWYMLSLSNASGMFDISGTMWLVTLLFVYGLKSMWIPWAWPVFNQVFLMVFLSVWLRRSNVLTGAEWIRLRFGDDLGGTLSHSIVIVFAVIGVLGFLAYGFVGIGKFMEIFIPWENVAPYVPFAVSAKYVPHLYGIFFTAIATFYVMLGGMLSIVWADVLQFTIMAVSAVIIASIAMMQVSPEAFQAAVPEGWSNPFFGWNLGLDWTNVIPEVMTKINSDGYELFAAFVMMLLFKGVLISAAGPAPNYDMQKVLATKSPREAAKMSGFVSVVLMPIRYLMIAGFTVLALVYYDQLDLRTAGNMDFENILPSAIRQFAPAGVAGLLLAGLLAAFMSTFASTVNAAPAYLVNDIYKRYINPQASAHRLVRMSYIVSVSVVLISTCIGLFISSINSVLQWIVGGLYGGYTVSNVLKWYWWRFNGMGYFCGMASGILLALTLPTIIGILVPTLPSDIIPLYSFPVILVGSAIAAILGTIYGPPEDEERLMTFYKRVRPWGFWKPIHDRVAKENPEFTRNPHFRRDMFNIAVGIILQTALVALPIFFVIKEFYFAAITAAISAAAALVLWKTWYQNLCDWPEEEIAQENALKNS, via the coding sequence ATGCACTTAACGTATTTGGATATTTCCATTATCTGCCTCTATCTGGTCAGCACCGTGATTATCGGTCTGCTCCTGAAGAAGAAAGCCTCCAAAAATCTCGACTCTTATTTTCTCGGTGGAAAAACACTACCTTGGTACATGCTCAGTTTGTCTAACGCCTCCGGCATGTTCGATATTTCCGGTACAATGTGGCTTGTAACGCTATTATTTGTATACGGCTTAAAAAGCATGTGGATACCATGGGCTTGGCCAGTATTTAACCAAGTTTTCCTTATGGTCTTCTTGTCCGTCTGGTTACGTCGCTCTAATGTATTGACCGGCGCAGAGTGGATTCGACTCCGCTTCGGTGATGACCTAGGCGGCACCCTTTCGCACAGCATTGTAATCGTATTCGCCGTTATCGGTGTATTGGGCTTTTTAGCCTACGGTTTTGTTGGCATAGGCAAGTTCATGGAAATCTTTATTCCATGGGAAAACGTTGCCCCATACGTACCCTTTGCGGTATCAGCTAAATACGTACCCCATCTGTACGGTATTTTCTTCACGGCCATTGCCACCTTTTATGTCATGCTTGGCGGTATGCTCAGTATTGTATGGGCTGATGTTTTGCAATTTACCATTATGGCCGTTTCAGCTGTAATAATTGCCAGCATCGCCATGATGCAAGTATCACCAGAAGCATTTCAAGCAGCGGTTCCCGAAGGCTGGAGCAACCCTTTCTTTGGGTGGAATCTTGGCTTAGATTGGACCAACGTCATCCCAGAAGTAATGACTAAAATCAACTCCGATGGTTATGAGTTGTTTGCCGCTTTCGTCATGATGCTTTTATTTAAAGGTGTTCTTATTAGTGCTGCAGGCCCTGCACCTAACTATGACATGCAGAAAGTATTAGCAACAAAATCACCCCGTGAAGCAGCGAAAATGAGTGGTTTTGTCTCTGTTGTACTCATGCCTATTCGTTATTTGATGATTGCAGGTTTTACTGTTCTAGCGCTTGTTTACTACGATCAACTCGACCTAAGAACAGCCGGTAACATGGACTTCGAAAACATTCTGCCATCCGCTATCCGACAATTCGCCCCTGCGGGCGTTGCCGGTTTGTTGCTTGCAGGCTTACTCGCGGCCTTTATGTCTACCTTCGCCTCTACGGTAAACGCGGCTCCCGCCTACTTAGTGAACGACATTTATAAACGCTACATAAACCCTCAAGCGTCCGCTCATAGATTGGTTCGAATGAGCTACATTGTCTCGGTTTCAGTTGTACTGATTAGCACCTGTATTGGTCTATTCATCTCCAGCATCAACTCCGTATTACAATGGATAGTCGGCGGTTTGTATGGCGGTTATACTGTTTCTAATGTTCTCAAATGGTATTGGTGGCGCTTCAATGGTATGGGCTATTTCTGTGGTATGGCGTCAGGCATACTCCTCGCTCTAACGCTACCCACTATTATTGGGATACTAGTGCCTACCTTGCCAAGCGATATAATCCCGCTCTATTCATTCCCAGTCATTTTAGTTGGGTCTGCAATAGCGGCAATATTGGGCACCATCTACGGGCCTCCTGAAGATGAAGAGCGCCTCATGACGTTCTACAAGCGTGTACGCCCTTGGGGATTCTGGAAACCTATTCACGATCGAGTAGCCAAAGAAAACCCTGAATTCACTCGAAACCCCCATTTCCGTCGCGATATGTTTAACATTGCTGTCGGTATAATTCTGCAAACTGCGTTGGTTGCATTACCCATATTTTTTGTAATCAAAGAGTTTTACTTCGCTGCCATTACAGCGGCTATCTCGGCGGCTGCGGCCCTCGTGCTCTGGAAGACGTGGTATCAGAATTTGTGTGATTGGCCTGAAGAAGAAATTGCACAGGAAAATGCTTTAAAGAACTCATAA